The following are encoded together in the Fimbriiglobus ruber genome:
- a CDS encoding transporter substrate-binding protein produces MSSLPGEPISEDPRLEALLARWEEGRRAGHAPDVEDLCRDCPELIAEVRRRLLASVPDADTRPWAQAGKDPVHVPGLSPPQGPDELGRLGGFRIVREIGRGGMGVVYEAEDIALKRRVAVKVILPELVNEQFRTRFLREAQLAASLKSDHVVTIYQVGEHNGLPYLVMEYLEGESLEDRLQRSVSLRPDEAFRIALGAAEGLRDAHARGLIHRDVKPANIWLDADGPGQPFRRVKLLDFGLAKTLTPGPALTGDEAAIGTAGYMAPEQIYGGPLDGRTDLYALGCVLFRSLWGRFPYHEPDTMKLLDAVVYTDVPDLDEATARLPGPAAALVRRLLSRNPDERPASAAEVVERLREIVPGGGDGPPKARADRWPLIGAAVLVVLLAAAIAFSAIHRANPDDENPDGRPFTGDPIKVGVLHSLSGTFSESGRSMVEAVTLAADEINDAGGILGRKVVPLIVDGHSDELRAGELAEELITIDQVAVVFGCWNSPSRKRVADVCEKKGNLLVFSSTYEGLEQKPAVVYVCGAPNQQLEPATRWAYAYLHKRKFFLVGSNYVYSHAAHQILSDDLKKLGATVVGEAYVPPEGTDFGAIVKQIQDTGADVVMNTVDGTSNIAYFQAMWTAGVKPDRVPTFWIAADESEMRVLRLQELVGDYVVAPYFESIDTLVNRAFVKRHREKYPARRVGDAAEATYAAVYLWKQAVEAAGVPDPPRVREAFKGQEYEAPEGKIRIDPETMHAWRTARIACVKTGPAFEIVYTSPGPVSPEPFPSSRPRAAWETYLDTLYKGWGNRWEGSRR; encoded by the coding sequence ATGTCTAGCCTTCCCGGCGAACCGATTTCCGAGGACCCGCGCCTGGAGGCCCTGCTCGCCCGCTGGGAGGAGGGCCGCCGCGCCGGACACGCGCCGGACGTCGAGGACCTGTGCCGGGACTGCCCCGAATTGATCGCCGAGGTACGCCGCCGGCTCCTCGCCTCCGTGCCAGACGCTGACACCAGGCCCTGGGCCCAGGCTGGAAAAGATCCCGTACACGTTCCTGGGCTGTCCCCACCGCAAGGGCCGGACGAACTCGGACGGCTCGGCGGGTTCCGCATTGTTCGCGAAATCGGCCGGGGCGGGATGGGCGTGGTTTACGAGGCGGAAGACATCGCGCTGAAGCGGCGGGTGGCCGTGAAGGTGATCCTGCCCGAACTGGTCAACGAGCAATTCCGCACGCGGTTCCTCCGCGAAGCCCAACTGGCCGCCTCGCTCAAAAGCGACCACGTCGTCACCATCTATCAGGTCGGGGAGCACAACGGCTTGCCGTACCTGGTGATGGAATACCTCGAAGGCGAATCGCTGGAAGACCGGCTCCAACGGAGTGTTAGTCTCCGCCCGGATGAGGCGTTCCGGATCGCCCTCGGGGCGGCCGAAGGGTTGCGGGACGCCCACGCGCGGGGGCTGATCCACCGGGACGTCAAGCCGGCGAACATCTGGCTCGATGCTGACGGCCCGGGCCAACCCTTCCGCCGGGTCAAGCTCCTCGACTTCGGCCTGGCCAAGACACTGACCCCCGGCCCCGCCCTGACCGGCGACGAGGCGGCCATCGGCACCGCGGGGTACATGGCCCCCGAACAGATTTACGGCGGCCCGCTCGACGGCCGCACCGACCTGTACGCCCTCGGGTGTGTCCTGTTCCGGTCGCTCTGGGGCCGCTTTCCCTACCACGAACCGGACACGATGAAGTTGCTCGACGCGGTCGTTTACACCGACGTACCTGACCTCGACGAAGCAACCGCCCGGCTCCCCGGCCCGGCCGCCGCTCTTGTCCGCCGGCTCCTCAGTCGCAACCCCGACGAGCGGCCGGCGAGCGCGGCCGAGGTGGTCGAGCGATTGCGGGAAATCGTCCCCGGCGGGGGCGACGGGCCGCCGAAGGCGCGGGCGGACCGCTGGCCCCTGATCGGGGCAGCGGTTCTCGTGGTCCTGCTCGCCGCCGCGATCGCGTTCTCCGCGATTCACCGCGCGAATCCCGACGACGAGAACCCCGACGGCAGGCCGTTCACCGGCGACCCCATCAAGGTCGGCGTGCTGCACTCCCTCAGCGGCACGTTTTCGGAAAGCGGGCGGTCGATGGTCGAGGCCGTGACGCTGGCCGCCGACGAGATCAACGATGCGGGCGGCATCCTGGGTCGGAAGGTCGTGCCGTTGATCGTCGACGGTCATTCCGACGAACTGCGGGCCGGAGAACTGGCCGAGGAATTGATTACCATAGACCAAGTGGCGGTGGTGTTCGGCTGTTGGAACTCGCCGAGCCGCAAGCGGGTGGCCGACGTTTGCGAGAAGAAGGGGAACTTGTTGGTGTTCTCCTCCACGTATGAAGGCTTGGAGCAGAAGCCGGCCGTAGTCTACGTGTGCGGGGCCCCGAATCAGCAACTCGAACCGGCCACCCGCTGGGCTTACGCGTACCTGCACAAGCGGAAGTTCTTCCTCGTCGGCTCTAATTACGTCTATTCCCACGCGGCCCACCAGATCCTCTCAGACGATTTGAAGAAGTTGGGGGCCACCGTCGTCGGCGAAGCCTACGTCCCGCCGGAGGGAACGGATTTCGGTGCGATCGTCAAACAGATCCAGGATACCGGGGCGGACGTCGTGATGAACACGGTGGACGGGACCAGCAACATCGCCTACTTCCAGGCGATGTGGACAGCCGGGGTGAAGCCGGACCGCGTCCCGACGTTCTGGATCGCGGCCGACGAGTCGGAGATGCGGGTCCTCCGGTTGCAAGAGTTGGTCGGGGATTACGTCGTCGCGCCGTACTTCGAGAGCATCGACACGCTGGTCAACCGGGCGTTCGTCAAGCGGCACCGGGAGAAGTACCCGGCCCGTCGGGTCGGCGACGCGGCCGAGGCGACGTACGCGGCGGTTTACCTGTGGAAGCAGGCGGTCGAGGCGGCCGGCGTCCCGGACCCGCCGCGCGTCCGGGAGGCGTTCAAGGGCCAGGAGTACGAGGCCCCGGAGGGCAAAATCCGCATCGACCCGGAGACGATGCACGCCTGGCGAACGGCCCGCATCGCGTGCGTCAAAACCGGCCCGGCGTTCGAGATCGTTTACACCTCGCCCGGGCCGGTTTCTCCGGAACCGTTTCCGAGTTCCCGGCCGCGGGCCGCGTGGGAAACCTATCTGGACACGTTGTACAAGGGGTGGGGGAATCGGTGGGAAGGCTCCCGCCGCTGA
- a CDS encoding carbonic anhydrase: MSNFLHGGATRLIEGVGKFRRGVFGTKKSLFHRLKDGQSPLAVFITCSDSRINPNLLTQTEPGELFILRNAGNLVPPHSAGPSGEGATVEYAVTNLKIHDVVVCGHSHCGAMQGLLSPEALEKMPTVREWLRNAAAVVTAVEAKGPGLTPAQKLELAVQQNTLVQIEHLKTHPAVAEAMAAGRLRLHAWVYHFETGEVDAHDAGLQRFVPLAEATRPHWTPADKPAGPLGSMI; this comes from the coding sequence ATGTCGAATTTCCTTCACGGCGGGGCCACGCGACTGATCGAGGGGGTGGGGAAGTTCCGAAGGGGCGTATTCGGGACGAAGAAGAGCCTGTTCCACCGGCTCAAGGACGGACAGTCGCCGCTGGCCGTGTTCATCACCTGCTCCGACTCCCGGATCAACCCGAACCTGCTCACCCAGACCGAGCCGGGCGAACTGTTTATCCTGAGGAACGCGGGCAATCTCGTGCCCCCGCACTCGGCCGGCCCTTCGGGCGAAGGGGCCACTGTCGAATATGCCGTGACCAATCTGAAAATCCACGACGTGGTCGTCTGCGGCCACTCGCACTGCGGGGCCATGCAAGGCCTGCTATCCCCGGAAGCCCTGGAGAAGATGCCGACCGTCCGCGAATGGCTGCGGAACGCGGCTGCGGTCGTCACGGCCGTTGAGGCCAAGGGGCCGGGCCTGACCCCGGCCCAGAAACTGGAGTTGGCCGTCCAACAGAACACCCTGGTCCAGATCGAACACTTGAAGACGCACCCCGCGGTGGCCGAGGCGATGGCGGCCGGCCGCCTCCGGTTGCACGCCTGGGTGTACCACTTTGAAACCGGCGAGGTCGACGCGCACGACGCGGGATTGCAGCGGTTCGTGCCGCTCGCCGAGGCCACCCGCCCCCACTGGACCCCGGCGGACAAGCCTGCGGGACCGCTGGGCTCGATGATCTGA
- a CDS encoding ABC transporter transmembrane domain-containing protein, with product MNNRNFFRALRYSAPYRNQLIVSAVAALCVAGLWSLNLSAIYPVLRIFSDNKNLQEWVDERIAESRKKAEDPERLKQIEENRRFLTFLGQSSPERHRDQALQDRARELARMEGELEQLNTQIYRYQLLKSLVIEHLPTNRFETFLWIMAALIIGVAIKGVFEFWQDYLVGAVVSRSLFDMRNRFYRAAVHQDTRQIQEVGTPELMSRVTNDMEQIGTGMKILYGKMVVEPLKAAGFMIFACMISWKLTLVFVVLVPPALIALTRVSRLMKKAARRVLERMSEMYKVLRETFDGIKVVKAFTMEPAERRRFRRVTHDYYRRSMRVIILDAITGPIVELFGVAGVGLALVAGAYLVLEVKTEITIFGFAIEMTDQQMDFQTLLTLYAFLAAIADPVRRLSSVYSKIQSGSAAADRVFALYDKIPKITPNADGPVVPQHAETIEFRNVCFSYVPGHEPGTLNNIDLFVRAGETIAIVGPNGCGKSTLLGLLARFYDPDYGSVYVDGVNLRAANLRSLRKQIGLVTQDTVMFNDTIANNIAYGRPGATREDIEAAAKKAFAHEFIVLKPGKYDEQVGESGSQLSGGQKQRLALARAILRDPRILILDEFTSQIDAESEIKIHQALKEFVHGRTTFLITHRLSTLELADRIVVMDRGSVIAVGTHDELLETCPTYFRLHESQINGQWPEDSPLHARIPKPEATSRLALPPVPVRPPVTPPAPNPPPGPDGSGGSGGTTNGKPRDDSALPPRAPTSKPDTPRLAIPSAPVTPSAPNSPPGPDGSGGMTNGKPRAA from the coding sequence ATGAATAACCGGAACTTCTTTCGCGCCCTCAGATATTCGGCCCCGTACCGCAACCAACTCATCGTTTCCGCCGTGGCCGCGCTCTGTGTGGCCGGGCTCTGGAGCCTCAACCTCTCCGCGATTTACCCCGTTCTCCGCATCTTCAGTGATAACAAAAACTTGCAGGAATGGGTCGACGAACGAATCGCCGAGAGCCGGAAGAAAGCGGAAGACCCGGAACGCCTCAAGCAGATTGAGGAAAACCGCCGGTTTCTCACATTTCTGGGCCAAAGTTCTCCGGAGCGGCACCGGGACCAGGCACTCCAGGATCGCGCCCGCGAGTTGGCCCGGATGGAAGGCGAACTGGAGCAGTTGAATACGCAGATTTACCGTTACCAACTTCTCAAGTCGTTGGTCATCGAACATTTGCCCACGAACCGCTTCGAGACCTTCCTTTGGATCATGGCCGCGCTCATTATCGGCGTGGCAATCAAGGGCGTGTTTGAATTCTGGCAGGATTACCTCGTCGGGGCGGTGGTCAGCCGGTCGCTGTTCGACATGCGGAACCGCTTCTACCGCGCGGCCGTCCACCAGGACACGCGGCAGATTCAGGAAGTCGGGACGCCGGAACTCATGTCTCGCGTGACCAACGACATGGAGCAGATCGGAACCGGGATGAAGATCCTGTACGGGAAGATGGTGGTCGAACCGCTCAAGGCGGCCGGGTTCATGATCTTCGCGTGCATGATTAGCTGGAAGCTGACGCTGGTGTTCGTCGTCCTCGTACCCCCCGCGCTGATCGCGCTGACGCGGGTGAGCCGGCTCATGAAGAAGGCCGCCCGGCGGGTACTCGAACGCATGTCCGAGATGTACAAGGTTCTCCGCGAGACGTTCGACGGCATCAAAGTCGTGAAGGCGTTCACGATGGAGCCGGCCGAGCGGCGGCGGTTCCGCAGGGTCACGCACGACTACTACCGGCGGTCGATGCGGGTCATCATCCTCGACGCGATCACCGGCCCGATCGTCGAACTGTTCGGCGTCGCCGGCGTCGGCCTCGCGCTCGTCGCCGGGGCGTATTTGGTGCTGGAAGTTAAGACGGAGATCACCATTTTCGGCTTCGCGATCGAGATGACCGATCAGCAGATGGACTTCCAGACCCTGCTCACCCTCTACGCCTTCCTGGCCGCCATCGCCGACCCGGTCCGCCGGCTGTCCAGCGTGTACAGCAAGATCCAGTCCGGGTCCGCCGCGGCCGACCGCGTATTCGCCCTGTACGACAAGATCCCGAAGATCACGCCGAACGCCGACGGTCCCGTCGTCCCGCAGCACGCCGAGACGATCGAGTTCCGCAACGTCTGCTTCTCCTACGTTCCCGGGCACGAGCCCGGCACGCTGAACAACATCGATTTGTTCGTCCGGGCCGGCGAAACCATCGCCATCGTCGGGCCGAATGGCTGCGGGAAATCGACGCTGCTCGGACTCCTCGCCCGGTTCTACGACCCGGACTACGGCAGCGTGTACGTCGACGGCGTGAACTTGCGGGCGGCCAACCTCCGCAGCCTGCGGAAGCAGATCGGCCTGGTCACGCAAGACACGGTGATGTTCAACGACACGATCGCGAACAACATTGCCTACGGGCGTCCGGGCGCGACGCGGGAAGACATCGAAGCGGCGGCGAAGAAGGCGTTCGCCCACGAGTTCATCGTCCTCAAGCCTGGCAAGTACGACGAGCAGGTCGGCGAATCCGGCTCACAGCTCTCGGGCGGCCAAAAGCAGCGGCTCGCGCTCGCCCGCGCGATCCTCCGCGACCCGCGGATTCTGATTCTGGACGAGTTCACGAGCCAGATCGACGCCGAGAGCGAGATCAAAATTCATCAAGCCCTGAAAGAATTCGTTCACGGCCGAACGACATTCCTCATTACCCACCGGCTCAGCACGCTCGAACTGGCTGACCGGATCGTAGTCATGGACCGCGGCAGCGTGATCGCCGTGGGCACGCACGATGAATTGCTCGAGACCTGCCCCACGTACTTCCGGCTGCACGAGAGCCAGATCAACGGCCAGTGGCCGGAAGATTCCCCGCTTCATGCGCGCATTCCGAAACCGGAAGCGACATCCCGTCTCGCCCTCCCGCCGGTGCCGGTTCGCCCGCCGGTTACGCCTCCCGCACCGAACCCGCCGCCGGGGCCGGACGGGTCTGGCGGCTCCGGCGGGACGACCAACGGCAAGCCTCGGGATGACTCCGCGCTGCCGCCGCGGGCGCCGACCTCGAAGCCGGATACGCCCCGTCTCGCCATCCCGTCCGCGCCGGTTACGCCTTCCGCACCGAACTCGCCGCCGGGGCCGGACGGCTCCGGCGGTATGACCAACGGCAA
- a CDS encoding bestrophin family protein codes for MRVTLPTEFWTDVFPLDRPALMYLWRVFRQAAVFAIAAALIYLLDWAIVTDLSIAVAPYEVSGAALSLLLVLRTNAGYDRWWEARKLWGGIVNQSRNLVVIALAYGPPDAAWRANFVRKVAAFAPAAREVLCQPPGATGGSGHPALNVMTAVARMLREAVDAGGMSPFAFQRAERERAALVDHLGGCERILKTPLPRAYAVSIHQFIALFLLALPFALITRVGWLTPLVTLFVAYPILALDQIGRELQSPFSVYNLTHLPLDTYCQTIETNLLDLLDADQKAAKEQTKEET; via the coding sequence GTGAGAGTGACGTTGCCGACGGAATTCTGGACCGACGTGTTCCCGCTGGACCGTCCGGCCCTCATGTACCTCTGGCGGGTGTTTCGGCAAGCAGCCGTGTTCGCGATCGCCGCCGCCCTGATTTACCTGCTCGATTGGGCGATCGTGACCGACCTGAGTATCGCCGTCGCGCCTTACGAGGTGAGTGGAGCGGCCTTGAGCCTGCTGCTCGTTCTTCGCACGAACGCCGGATATGACCGCTGGTGGGAGGCCCGGAAGCTGTGGGGCGGGATCGTCAACCAGTCCCGCAACCTGGTCGTAATCGCCCTCGCCTACGGTCCGCCCGACGCGGCCTGGCGGGCCAACTTCGTCCGCAAGGTCGCCGCCTTCGCCCCGGCCGCCCGAGAGGTACTCTGCCAACCACCGGGAGCGACGGGCGGAAGCGGACACCCCGCACTCAATGTCATGACCGCCGTTGCCCGGATGCTCCGGGAAGCGGTCGACGCGGGCGGGATGAGCCCGTTCGCGTTTCAGCGGGCGGAGCGCGAACGGGCTGCCCTCGTCGACCACCTCGGCGGGTGCGAGCGGATTCTCAAAACCCCGCTCCCGCGGGCTTACGCGGTATCCATCCACCAGTTCATCGCCCTGTTCCTGCTGGCCCTACCGTTCGCATTGATCACACGGGTCGGCTGGCTGACGCCACTGGTGACGCTGTTCGTCGCGTACCCGATTCTCGCCCTCGACCAAATCGGCCGCGAGTTGCAGAGCCCGTTCTCGGTCTACAACCTCACCCACCTTCCACTCGACACCTACTGCCAGACGATCGAGACGAACTTACTCGACTTGCTCGACGCGGATCAGAAAGCGGCAAAAGAGCAGACGAAGGAAGAGACGTGA
- a CDS encoding DUF2171 domain-containing protein yields MADIKGKVEDVGQKISDAAKAAGHKIADGAEQAADWVGEKTGLGSNKEACGTAKSITDIREHMDVMGSCGNKLGTVDHVQGSSIKLTKSSSADGHHHLIPMSWVSRVDTHVHLNKNCGEAKKEWQPA; encoded by the coding sequence ATGGCCGATATCAAAGGCAAAGTCGAAGACGTGGGCCAAAAGATCAGCGACGCCGCGAAAGCTGCCGGGCACAAGATTGCCGACGGGGCCGAACAAGCAGCCGACTGGGTCGGCGAAAAGACTGGTCTCGGCAGCAATAAAGAAGCCTGTGGCACCGCCAAATCGATCACCGACATCCGCGAGCACATGGACGTCATGGGGTCCTGTGGGAACAAGCTCGGGACGGTGGATCACGTTCAAGGCAGTTCGATCAAGCTGACCAAGAGCAGTAGCGCGGACGGCCACCACCACCTCATCCCGATGAGCTGGGTGTCCCGCGTCGACACGCACGTTCACCTGAATAAGAACTGCGGCGAAGCCAAGAAGGAATGGCAGCCGGCGTAA
- a CDS encoding UxaA family hydrolase, which yields MPAAPLSQYAVQLRPTDNIAVAAKPIPAGTEITFEGATLKVPGAVKMGHKFAVHPIKEGDPVLKFGQIIGFAGRKIVVGEHVHVQNVKAEKFERDYAFGVDRPAPLPPPAEWLSFMAYDRGADRPDHQRYGTRNYVAIISTVNCSASTSKYIAERVRASNILAQFPNVDGVVPIVHRGGCAMQYEGPDHKQLERVLAGFAKHPNIGAYILVGLGCEIVQATHLVEHEGLIQIGGTKNAPIILTIQESGGIGKTVEAGVKAVQDLLPRVNNARRVQVPAKHIILGTNCGGSDGNSGVTANPALGVASDLIVQQGGTTILGETTEIYGAEHILTRRAVSKEVGEKLVERIKWWEWYTGVFGAEINNNPSPGNKEGGLTTIYEKSLGAIAKAGSTAMVDVVQYAEPVRAKGFVVMDTPGYDPVSMTGIVAGGANVGVFTTGRGSVYGCKPVPSIKVSTNTPLFVKMESDMDLDAGKILDGVTVEKVGRELFDLILDTASGKKTKSEIHGVGEEEFAPWSIGPTL from the coding sequence ATGCCCGCCGCGCCACTCTCTCAATACGCCGTTCAACTCCGCCCCACCGATAACATCGCTGTCGCCGCCAAACCGATCCCGGCGGGAACCGAAATCACGTTCGAAGGCGCGACCCTGAAAGTCCCGGGCGCCGTCAAGATGGGCCACAAGTTCGCGGTCCACCCGATCAAAGAAGGCGACCCCGTTCTCAAATTCGGGCAGATCATCGGGTTCGCCGGGCGGAAAATTGTGGTCGGGGAGCACGTCCACGTCCAGAACGTCAAGGCAGAGAAGTTCGAGCGGGACTACGCGTTCGGGGTCGACCGGCCCGCGCCGCTGCCGCCGCCGGCCGAGTGGCTGAGTTTCATGGCCTACGACCGCGGGGCCGACCGCCCGGACCACCAGCGGTACGGGACGCGAAACTACGTGGCCATCATCAGTACGGTGAACTGCTCGGCCAGCACGAGCAAGTACATCGCCGAGCGGGTTCGCGCGTCGAACATCCTGGCCCAGTTCCCGAACGTGGACGGGGTCGTGCCGATCGTCCACCGCGGCGGCTGCGCGATGCAGTACGAGGGGCCGGACCACAAGCAGCTCGAGCGCGTCCTGGCCGGTTTCGCCAAGCACCCGAATATCGGGGCGTACATCCTGGTCGGCCTCGGGTGCGAGATCGTCCAGGCCACGCACCTGGTCGAACACGAAGGATTGATCCAGATCGGCGGCACCAAAAATGCGCCGATCATCCTGACCATCCAGGAGTCCGGCGGGATCGGCAAGACGGTGGAGGCCGGCGTCAAGGCGGTCCAAGACCTGCTCCCGCGCGTCAACAACGCCCGGCGGGTGCAGGTGCCGGCCAAGCACATTATCCTGGGCACCAACTGCGGCGGGTCGGACGGCAACAGCGGCGTGACCGCGAACCCGGCTCTGGGCGTGGCGTCGGACCTGATCGTGCAGCAGGGCGGCACCACCATACTCGGCGAAACGACCGAGATTTACGGGGCGGAACACATCCTGACCCGCCGGGCGGTGAGCAAGGAGGTGGGCGAAAAGCTCGTCGAGCGGATCAAGTGGTGGGAGTGGTACACGGGCGTGTTCGGGGCCGAGATCAACAACAACCCGTCGCCGGGCAATAAAGAGGGCGGGCTGACGACGATTTACGAAAAGTCCCTCGGCGCGATCGCCAAGGCGGGCAGCACGGCGATGGTGGACGTGGTCCAGTACGCCGAGCCGGTGCGGGCGAAGGGCTTCGTGGTCATGGATACACCGGGGTACGACCCGGTGAGCATGACCGGGATCGTAGCCGGCGGGGCGAACGTCGGCGTGTTCACGACCGGCCGCGGCTCGGTCTACGGGTGCAAGCCGGTCCCCTCGATCAAGGTATCCACGAACACGCCGCTGTTCGTGAAAATGGAATCCGACATGGACCTGGACGCCGGCAAGATTCTGGACGGCGTGACGGTCGAGAAGGTCGGCCGCGAGCTGTTCGACCTGATCCTCGACACCGCGAGCGGCAAGAAAACGAAGAGCGAGATCCACGGCGTCGGCGAGGAAGAATTCGCCCCGTGGTCGATCGGCCCGACGTTGTAA